From Hydractinia symbiolongicarpus strain clone_291-10 chromosome 11, HSymV2.1, whole genome shotgun sequence, the proteins below share one genomic window:
- the LOC130613509 gene encoding uncharacterized protein LOC130613509, protein MEIFIHEMDYYIFDIFSQGESGESSSSLHRYPSYSEFHEALDSYEVKTKTHYTVLSETKDFNKDQCLQEVLEASSSPQICWQLTHKEDSLPIHFNGISYIWLGTKKYQCHQGKDRGISIKKKYKQDREEKLRGDHPECVRTRKLAQHTKKLDCPVVFSVKKLLLFPGYKIEKDSKWNRTVASKKLKGALVKYHMKDDQLTIESRLQYITTFPTETHSNHNMGEAAGLIEPLDQRVANYMKQLIRGGCRKTRELKLAAAEFVKNTIFSGRSNPEKSRRRFTPSRKKIKNLITSVKIETRYSKIDQENVESLKNEWSDWADIYFSARLQNKQVEVTTEFKDDEIDDKNDNDLDIDDEEVGEEEQKIYDTTSTDGKFLFVYQSKVMQRLYSTEDTLHS, encoded by the exons ATGG aAATATTTATCCACGAAATGGATTACtacatttttgatattttttctcaaGGTGAATCCGGTGAATCTAGTAGTTCGTTACATCGTTATCCCTCGTATAGTGAATTTCACGAGGCTTTGGATTCATACGAAGTGAAGACGAAAACTCATTACACAGTTTTGTCAGAAACCAAAGATTTCAACAAAGATC AATGTTTACAAGAGGTTTTAGAAGCCTCTTCATCACCTCAAATTTGTTGGCAATTAACACATAAAGAAGACAGTCTTCCCATTCATTTTAATGGCATATCATATATATGGCTCGGTACAAAGAAATACCAATGCCACCAAGGGAAAGACAGAGGTATCtccataaaaaagaaatacaaacaaGATCGAGAAGAAAAACTTCGTGGTGACCACCCCGAATGTGTTAGAACGAGAAAACTGGCACAACACACCAAGAAGTTGGATTGTCCTGTTGTATTCAGCGTGAAGAAACTCCTACTGTTTCCTGGGTATAAAATCGAAAAAGATTCTAAATGGAACAGAACTGTTgcttcaaaaaaattgaaaggcgCATTGGTGAAGTATCACATGAAAGATGATCAATTAACAATAGAGAGTCGATTGCAGTATATAACGACATTTCCAACTG agACGCATAGCAACCATAATATGGGAGAGGCTGCTGGATTAATCGAACCATTGGACCAACGAGTTGCTAATTATATGAAACAATTAATTAGAGGTGGTTGTCGAAAAACAAGAGAGCTGAAGTTGGCAGCAGCTGAGTTTGtgaaaaacactattttttcTGGTAGATCAAATCCAGAAAAAAGTAGGCGCAGATTCACGCCAAGtagaaagaaaatcaaaaatttgattACTTCAGTCAAAATCGAAACACGATATTCAAAGATTGACCAGGAGAATGTTGAGTCTTTGAAAAACGAATGGTCAGACTGGGCGGATATCTATTTCAGTGCACG ATTGCAAAACAAACAAGTTGAAGTTACTACTGAATTCAAAGACGATGAAATCGATGATAAAAACGATAACGATCTCGATATTGACGATGAAGAAGTGGGCGAGGAAGAGCAAAAAATTTATGACACCACATCTACCGATGGTAAATTTCTCTTCGTTTATCAATCAAAAGTAATGCAACGCCTCTACTCTACAGAAGATACGCTTCACAGCTGA
- the LOC130613839 gene encoding uncharacterized protein LOC130613839: MVDYDTSEILSLQDVFPDIEVFFSPKKRRHTTSKSTSQYEPLPKQKKLKHPYTGRVGSTAEMMRQYYRARISLTEIEQSKANDPRKRKEESFPPTSSELTVAEEVEVVTTERTHDLADTVHDDTLDQGGDDNEVSIIDEILHPDLPPRPYNGVLDDTMRKEVMNGERLTHATINFAQSILKKQSGVDGFEDTGLSYTCHSRFPNQFVQIFFIKERNHWVTGKRKSQDEIYLYDSLSVYNKELERNTLKKIARMMYCHDDAIKITNASVQQQENDIDCGLFAIAFAVEESFGRSPQSISFDTKQMRPHLLKCLESATFTFSQNQQRENVSVDLLRRHIRFTAYVEIFSLIEMLKKIKICSWPCAVNAKNGFIVAVRKFQQKFLLATMSIKNGDAWHVRTDISFSCTYIF; this comes from the exons ATGGTTGATTACGACACTTCAGAAATCTTGAGTTTGCAAGATGTTTTTCCAGATATAGAAGTTTTCTTTTCACCAAAAAAGCGTCGACATaccacatctaaatcaacatcCCAATATGAACCATTaccgaaacaaaaaaaattaaaacatccaTATACTGGTAGAGTCGGTAGCACTGCGGAAATGATGAGACAGTATTACAGGGCACGCATTTCCCTGACAGAAATTGAACAGTCAAAAGCAAACGATCCGAGAAAGAGAAAAGAAGAATCTTTTCCACCAACTTCGTCAGAACTTACTGTCGCTGAAGAGGTGGAAGTTGTAACTACAGAGAG AACTCACGATCTTGCTGATACCGTACATGATGACACTCTCGATCAAGGTGGTGACGACAATGAAGTTTCCATCATTGATGAAATCCTCCATCCAGACTTACCACCAAGACCATACAATGGTGTGTTAGACGATACGATGCGCAAGGAAGTCATGAATGGAGAACGGCTGACACatgcaacaataaattttgctcaGAGTATTTTGAAGAAGCAGAGTGGTGTAGATGGATTCGAAGATACGGGACTCAGTTACACCTGTCATTCAAGATTTCCGAATCAATTTGtacagattttttttataaaagagcgAAATCATTGGGTGACAGGAAAAAGAAAGTCGCAAGACGAAATTTACTTGTACGATTCGCTCAGTGTGTATAACAAAGAGCTTGAACGAAACACGTTGAAAAAAATCGCTAGAATGATGTATTGCCACGATGACGCCATAAAGATCACTAACGCGTCAGtacaacaacaagaaaatgaTATTGATTGCGGTCTATTTGCCATTGCGTTCGCTGTCGAAGAATCCTTCGGTAGAAGTCCACAATCGATATCTTTTGACACTAAACAGATGAGACCACACCTACTAAAGTGTTTAGAATCAGCAACCTTTACTTTTTCCCAAAATCAACAAAGAGAAAACGTTTCTGTAGACCTTTTGCGAAGACACATTCGATTTACTGCATATGTAGAGATATTTTCTTTGATAGAGATGttgaagaagataaaaatttgtTCATGGCCATGTGCGGTGAATGCAAAGAATGGTTTCATCGTCGCTGTGCGAAAATTCCAGCAAAAGTTTTTGCTAGCGACGATGAGCATAAAAAATGGAGATGCTTGGCATGTTAGGACGGACATTTCTTTTAGTTGTACCtatattttttag
- the LOC130613508 gene encoding uncharacterized protein LOC130613508, whose protein sequence is MQAQWEFQRSHFKKRITYATEMNYSQMERECLAAPYACEKNNLYLCGKHFTLFSDNNALVNMLNNPKSKPPPRIERMMLRLQRYNFKTDYWYATPNALDINETKTATLADSALKQLILIISTNKWRHLEGA, encoded by the exons ATGCAAGCCCAGTGGGAATTTCAGCGAtcccactttaaaaaaagg ATCACTTACGCAACTGAAATGAATTACTCCCAGATGGAACGGGAATGTTTAGCAGCGCCTTATgcatgtgaaaaaaacaatttgtaccTCTGCGGAAAGCACTTCACACTTTTTAGTGACAACAACGCATTAGTAAATATGCTGAACAATCCCAAATCAAAACCGCCCCCGCGAATTGAACGAATGATGTTGCGCCTACAGAGATACAACTTTAAAACAGATTAC TGGTACGCAACACCAAACGCTTTAGACATTAATGAAACAAAAACCGCCACACTAGCTGACTCAGCATTAAAACAATTGATATTAATCATTAGCACAAACAAATGGCGACATCTGGAAGGAGCTTGA